In Pseudomonas oryzicola, one DNA window encodes the following:
- a CDS encoding tripartite tricarboxylate transporter permease yields the protein MDTLSYLGQGFGVALSPYNLVTALTGTLIGTVVGLLPGLGPINGVALLIPIAFALGLPPESALILLAAVYLGCEYGGRISSILLNIPGEASTVMTTLDGYPMARNGLAGVALSLSAWSSFIGALIATCGMVLFAPLLAKWAIAFGPAEYFVLMVFAIVALGGMAGDKPLKTFIAALIGLFLSAVGIDANSGVYRFTGDSVHLADGIQFVVLVLGLFSISEILLLLEKTHHGHQAVKATGRMLFNLKEAASVFVVNIRCGLLGFVMGVLPGAGATLASAVAYMTEKRLAGEKGNFGKGDARGLAAPETAIGASCCGALVPMLTLGVPGSGTTAVMIGALTLYNITPGPLLFEQQPDIVWGLIASLFVANIMLVILNIPMIRIFTRILAVPNWALVPVIAIITAIGVYAVHATTFDLFLMVGIGIMGYILRKLDFPLSPILLGFILGGLMEQNLRRALSISNGELGILWSSTISMSVWVLTICMLTLPLLRSWRKRSLQRRAMADA from the coding sequence ATGGATACCTTGAGCTACCTGGGCCAGGGCTTCGGCGTCGCCCTGTCCCCTTACAACCTGGTCACCGCCCTTACCGGCACGCTGATCGGCACGGTGGTCGGCCTGCTGCCTGGCCTGGGCCCGATCAACGGCGTGGCCCTGCTGATCCCCATCGCCTTCGCTCTCGGCCTGCCACCGGAATCGGCGCTGATCCTGCTGGCAGCGGTGTACCTGGGCTGCGAATACGGCGGCCGTATCAGCTCGATCCTGCTGAACATCCCGGGTGAGGCCTCGACCGTGATGACCACCCTCGATGGTTACCCGATGGCTCGCAACGGCCTGGCTGGCGTGGCGCTGTCACTGTCGGCATGGAGTTCGTTCATCGGTGCTTTGATCGCCACCTGCGGCATGGTGCTGTTCGCTCCGCTGCTGGCCAAATGGGCGATTGCCTTCGGACCGGCGGAATACTTCGTGCTGATGGTCTTCGCCATCGTCGCCCTCGGCGGCATGGCCGGTGACAAGCCGTTGAAAACCTTCATCGCCGCACTGATCGGCCTGTTCCTGTCAGCCGTCGGTATCGATGCCAACAGTGGCGTATACCGGTTCACCGGCGACAGCGTGCACCTGGCCGACGGCATCCAGTTCGTGGTGCTGGTGCTGGGCCTGTTCTCCATCAGCGAAATCCTCCTGCTGCTGGAAAAGACCCACCATGGCCACCAGGCGGTCAAGGCCACCGGGCGCATGCTGTTCAACCTCAAGGAAGCCGCCTCGGTGTTCGTGGTCAACATCCGCTGCGGCCTGCTGGGCTTCGTCATGGGCGTGCTGCCAGGCGCCGGTGCAACGCTGGCCAGCGCCGTGGCCTACATGACCGAAAAACGCCTGGCAGGCGAAAAAGGCAATTTCGGCAAGGGTGATGCCCGCGGCCTGGCCGCCCCGGAAACCGCCATCGGCGCATCCTGCTGCGGTGCCCTGGTGCCGATGCTGACGCTGGGCGTACCCGGCTCGGGTACCACGGCGGTGATGATCGGTGCACTGACCCTGTACAACATCACCCCCGGCCCGCTGTTGTTCGAACAGCAGCCCGACATCGTCTGGGGCCTGATCGCCTCGTTGTTCGTCGCCAACATCATGCTGGTGATCCTCAACATTCCGATGATCCGCATCTTTACCCGCATCCTCGCCGTGCCGAACTGGGCACTGGTGCCGGTGATCGCCATCATCACCGCGATCGGTGTGTATGCGGTGCATGCCACCACTTTCGACCTGTTCCTGATGGTCGGCATCGGCATCATGGGCTACATCCTGCGCAAGCTGGACTTCCCGCTGTCGCCGATCCTGCTCGGTTTCATCCTCGGCGGGCTGATGGAGCAGAACCTGCGTCGGGCGCTGTCGATCTCCAACGGTGAGCTGGGCATCCTCTGGTCGAGCACGATCAGCATGTCGGTATGGGTGCTGACTATCTGCATGCTGACCCTGCCGCTGCTGCGCAGCTGGCGCAAACGCAGCCTGCAGCGCCGAGCGATGGCCGATGCCTGA
- a CDS encoding tripartite tricarboxylate transporter TctB family protein, with amino-acid sequence MILQRIFALVLLAVCAALAVMAWPYQAAFSYEPVGPRAYPLLMLGLMGLGLLYLVFRPTPIVRKDDEPELDRETLIKISACVGLLIVFASTFEALGFILSAILIGVPMARLYGGRWLHSFIVVAGMSLFLYWLFDRVMDVPLPLGLLSVLEN; translated from the coding sequence ATGATCCTGCAACGCATCTTCGCCCTGGTCCTGCTGGCAGTGTGCGCCGCCCTGGCCGTGATGGCCTGGCCCTACCAGGCGGCGTTTTCCTATGAGCCGGTGGGCCCGCGCGCCTATCCGCTGCTGATGCTCGGGCTGATGGGCCTGGGCCTGCTGTACCTGGTGTTCCGCCCCACGCCCATCGTACGCAAGGACGACGAGCCGGAACTGGACCGCGAGACCCTGATCAAGATCAGCGCCTGCGTCGGCCTGCTGATCGTGTTCGCCAGCACCTTCGAAGCCCTGGGCTTCATCCTCAGTGCCATCCTGATCGGCGTGCCCATGGCCCGCCTGTACGGCGGTCGCTGGCTGCACAGCTTCATCGTGGTGGCAGGCATGAGCCTGTTCCTCTACTGGCTGTTCGACCGCGTGATGGACGTGCCCCTGCCCCTTGGCCTGCTGAGCGTACTGGAGAACTGA
- a CDS encoding Bug family tripartite tricarboxylate transporter substrate binding protein, with translation MTFSLRRLALATGCLLLAGNVLAGEPKRPECIAPASPGGGFDLTCKLVQSALVQEKILSKPMRVTYMPGGVGAVAYNAVVAQRPADAGTLVAWSSGSLLNLAQGKFGRFDENAVKWLAAVGTSYGAIAVKSDSPYKTLDDLVAALKKDPSKVVIGSGGTVGSQDWMQTALIAKAAGINPRDLRYVALEGGGEIATALLGGHIQVGSTDISDSMPHIQSGNMRILAVFAENRLNEPEMRDIPTAREQGYDIVWPVVRGFYLGPKVSDEDYAWWKQSFDKMLASEDFAKLRDQRELFPFAMTGEELDGYVKKQVADYKTLAREFGLIQ, from the coding sequence ATGACTTTTTCCCTGCGCCGCCTCGCCCTTGCCACCGGCTGCCTGCTGCTGGCCGGCAACGTCCTCGCTGGCGAACCGAAACGCCCTGAATGCATTGCCCCCGCCTCGCCCGGTGGCGGCTTCGACCTGACCTGCAAACTGGTGCAAAGCGCCCTGGTGCAGGAAAAGATCCTCAGCAAGCCGATGCGCGTCACCTACATGCCAGGCGGTGTCGGCGCGGTCGCCTACAACGCGGTGGTCGCCCAGCGCCCGGCCGATGCCGGGACTCTGGTGGCCTGGTCCAGCGGCTCGTTGCTGAACCTGGCCCAGGGCAAGTTCGGCCGCTTTGACGAAAACGCAGTGAAATGGCTGGCCGCCGTCGGTACCAGCTACGGCGCCATCGCGGTGAAGAGCGATTCGCCCTACAAGACCCTCGACGACCTGGTCGCGGCACTGAAGAAAGACCCGAGCAAGGTGGTGATCGGCTCGGGCGGTACCGTTGGCAGCCAGGACTGGATGCAGACCGCGCTGATCGCCAAGGCGGCCGGCATCAACCCGCGTGACCTGCGCTATGTGGCCCTGGAAGGCGGTGGCGAAATCGCCACGGCACTGCTGGGCGGGCACATCCAGGTGGGCTCGACCGACATCTCCGACTCCATGCCACACATCCAGAGCGGCAACATGCGCATTCTCGCGGTGTTCGCGGAAAACCGCCTCAACGAACCCGAGATGAGAGACATCCCCACCGCCAGGGAACAGGGCTACGACATCGTCTGGCCAGTGGTGCGCGGCTTCTACCTGGGGCCAAAGGTGAGCGACGAAGACTACGCCTGGTGGAAGCAGTCGTTCGACAAGATGCTGGCCTCGGAGGACTTCGCCAAGCTGCGTGACCAGCGCGAGCTGTTCCCGTTCGCCATGACCGGCGAAGAGCTGGACGGCTACGTGAAGAAGCAGGTGGCTGACTACAAGACCCTGGCCCGGGAATTCGGCCTGATCCAGTAA
- a CDS encoding OprD family porin, translated as MLSLQPQAFTPTRSFAARPSAIASALALAGVAPMSQAAFFEDSTATFETRNMYFNRDFRDGTSAQQSKRDEWAQGFILNFESGYTDGTVGFGLDALGMLGIKLDSSPDRTDTGLLPTHDDGKAADEYSKLGLTGKVKVSQSELKIGTLIPELPTLQPNDGRILPQTFEGGLLTSKEIKGLTFTGGRLDKAKDRNDTNWEDLALNNKNGRFGGSFSADNLDLAGLDYQFTDRITGSYHFAQLDDIYRQHFIGMLATQPWGPGTFGADLRLAVSDDAGAGKAGNIDNTTINGMLSYALGGHKVSAAWQQLSGDSAFPYVDGADPYLVNFVQINDFANADERSWQARYDYNFAALGIPGLTFMTRYISGDNVSRAAGGEGKEWERDTEMKYVVQSGPLKNVAVRLRNATFRSNFARDADEVRLLVSYSVALW; from the coding sequence ATGCTGTCATTGCAGCCGCAGGCGTTCACGCCTACCCGTTCCTTTGCCGCACGCCCTTCTGCCATCGCCAGCGCCCTTGCGCTTGCCGGTGTCGCCCCGATGAGCCAGGCCGCCTTCTTCGAAGACAGCACGGCCACCTTCGAAACCCGCAACATGTACTTCAACCGCGACTTCCGCGACGGCACCAGCGCGCAGCAGTCCAAGCGCGACGAATGGGCCCAGGGCTTCATCCTCAACTTCGAGTCCGGCTATACCGATGGCACCGTAGGCTTCGGCCTGGATGCGCTGGGCATGCTTGGCATCAAGCTCGACTCCAGCCCCGACCGCACCGATACCGGCCTGCTGCCGACCCACGATGACGGCAAGGCCGCCGACGAATACTCCAAGCTGGGCCTGACCGGCAAGGTGAAGGTGTCACAGAGCGAACTCAAGATCGGTACCCTGATCCCGGAACTGCCCACCTTGCAGCCCAACGACGGGCGCATCCTGCCGCAAACCTTTGAAGGCGGCCTGCTCACTTCGAAGGAGATCAAGGGCCTGACCTTCACCGGCGGCCGCCTGGACAAGGCCAAGGACCGCAACGACACCAACTGGGAAGACCTGGCGCTGAACAACAAGAACGGGCGCTTTGGCGGCTCGTTCAGCGCTGACAACCTGGACCTGGCCGGCCTCGACTACCAGTTCACCGACCGCATCACCGGCAGCTACCACTTCGCCCAGCTGGACGACATCTACCGCCAGCACTTCATCGGCATGCTCGCCACCCAGCCGTGGGGCCCGGGCACCTTCGGCGCCGACCTGCGCCTGGCCGTGAGTGACGACGCCGGCGCCGGCAAGGCCGGCAACATCGACAACACCACCATCAACGGCATGCTCAGCTATGCCCTGGGCGGGCACAAGGTCAGCGCCGCCTGGCAACAGCTGTCCGGCGACAGTGCCTTCCCTTACGTCGATGGCGCCGACCCGTACCTGGTCAACTTCGTCCAGATCAACGACTTCGCCAACGCCGACGAGCGCTCCTGGCAGGCGCGCTACGACTACAACTTCGCCGCGCTCGGCATACCCGGCCTGACGTTCATGACCCGCTACATCAGCGGCGACAATGTCAGCCGCGCCGCCGGTGGCGAGGGCAAGGAATGGGAACGCGATACCGAAATGAAGTACGTGGTGCAAAGCGGCCCGTTGAAAAACGTTGCCGTACGCCTGCGCAACGCCACCTTCCGCTCCAATTTCGCCCGTGATGCCGATGAAGTCAGGCTGCTGGTGAGCTACAGCGTGGCGCTGTGGTAA
- a CDS encoding response regulator, with the protein MRVLLVEDHLQLAESVAQALKSHGLTVDVLHDGVAADLALASEEYAVAVLDVGLPRMDGFEVLARLRGRGKTLPVLMLTARSDVKDRVHGLNLGADDYLAKPFELTELEARVKALLRRSVLGGERQQRCGPLVYDLDTRRFALGNDNLTLTSREQSVLEALIARPGRVMSKEQLAAQVFGLDEEASPDAIEIYIHRLRKKLDGHPVAIVTFRGLGYLLEHRDA; encoded by the coding sequence ATGCGTGTGCTGCTGGTCGAAGACCACCTGCAACTGGCCGAAAGCGTGGCCCAGGCCTTGAAGAGCCATGGCCTGACCGTGGACGTGCTGCATGATGGCGTGGCCGCCGACCTGGCCCTGGCCAGCGAGGAATACGCCGTGGCCGTGCTGGATGTCGGCTTGCCGCGCATGGACGGCTTCGAGGTGCTGGCGCGCCTGCGCGGGCGCGGCAAGACCTTGCCGGTGTTGATGCTCACCGCACGCAGCGACGTCAAGGACCGTGTCCACGGGCTGAACCTCGGGGCTGACGACTACCTGGCCAAGCCGTTCGAACTGACCGAGCTGGAAGCCCGGGTCAAGGCCTTGTTGCGCCGCAGCGTGCTCGGTGGCGAGCGCCAGCAACGCTGCGGGCCGCTGGTATACGACCTGGACACCCGGCGTTTTGCCCTGGGTAACGACAACCTCACCCTGACCTCGCGCGAACAGAGTGTGCTGGAAGCGTTGATCGCCCGCCCGGGCCGGGTGATGAGCAAGGAGCAACTGGCTGCCCAGGTGTTCGGCCTGGATGAAGAGGCCAGCCCTGACGCCATCGAGATCTATATCCACCGGTTGCGCAAGAAGCTCGATGGCCACCCGGTTGCCATTGTCACCTTCCGCGGCCTGGGCTACCTGCTCGAGCACCGCGATGCGTGA
- a CDS encoding sensor histidine kinase — protein MRDNGSLRGRLLGNLALLLVVLMLASGLSAYWNGREAADTAYDRTLLASARTIAAGLSQRDGSLSADVPYVALDTFAYDSAGRIYYQVLDIQQRLISGYENLPPPPPGTPRTDDYPALARFYNATYLGQDVRVVSLLKPVSEPNMNGMAEIRVAETEEARVRMARGLMADTLLRLGMLALGALVLVWFAVSAALRPLERLRTAVEERQPDDLRALPVVQVQHELGPLVRALNHFTERLRGQFERQAQFIADAAHELRTPLAALKARVELGLRSAEPEEWRQTLESAAQGTDRLTHLANQLLSLARVENGARAIAEGGAQRLDLSQLARELGMAMAPLAHKRGVALALEAEAPVWLKGEPTLLNELLSNLVDNALAHTPVGGNVILRVLAPAVLEVEDDGPGIPEAERERVFERFYRRSAQGSGLGLAIVGEICRAHLAQVSLHDGEKGGLRVRVSFIAD, from the coding sequence ATGCGTGACAACGGCAGCCTGCGCGGGCGCTTGCTCGGCAACCTGGCCTTGCTGTTGGTGGTGCTGATGCTGGCCAGCGGCCTGAGCGCCTACTGGAATGGCCGCGAGGCTGCCGACACGGCTTATGACCGCACTTTGCTGGCTTCGGCGCGGACCATTGCCGCAGGCCTGTCCCAGCGGGACGGTTCGCTCAGTGCCGACGTGCCTTACGTAGCCCTGGACACGTTTGCCTACGACAGTGCCGGACGCATCTATTACCAGGTGCTGGATATCCAGCAGCGGCTGATCTCCGGCTACGAGAACTTGCCGCCACCGCCGCCGGGCACGCCGCGTACCGATGACTACCCGGCACTGGCGCGGTTCTACAACGCCACCTACCTGGGCCAGGACGTGCGTGTGGTCAGCCTGTTGAAGCCGGTGAGCGAACCCAACATGAACGGCATGGCGGAAATCCGCGTGGCCGAGACCGAGGAAGCGCGGGTGCGCATGGCCCGTGGCTTGATGGCCGATACCCTGCTGCGTCTGGGCATGCTGGCGCTGGGTGCGCTGGTGCTGGTGTGGTTTGCCGTGAGCGCCGCATTGCGGCCACTGGAGCGCTTGCGTACGGCGGTTGAAGAGCGCCAGCCTGACGACTTGCGGGCTTTGCCGGTGGTGCAGGTGCAACATGAGCTGGGCCCGCTGGTACGGGCCTTGAACCACTTCACCGAACGCTTGCGCGGGCAGTTCGAGCGCCAGGCCCAATTCATTGCCGACGCCGCTCACGAATTGCGCACGCCGCTGGCCGCGCTCAAGGCCCGGGTCGAGCTGGGCTTGCGCTCAGCGGAGCCAGAGGAATGGCGGCAGACCTTGGAATCCGCAGCCCAGGGCACCGATCGGCTGACTCACTTGGCCAACCAACTGCTGTCACTGGCGCGGGTCGAGAACGGCGCGCGGGCGATCGCCGAAGGCGGCGCGCAGCGCCTGGACCTGAGCCAACTGGCGCGCGAACTGGGCATGGCCATGGCCCCGCTTGCACACAAACGTGGGGTGGCGCTGGCCCTGGAGGCCGAAGCACCGGTTTGGCTCAAAGGCGAGCCGACGCTGCTCAACGAACTGTTGAGCAACCTGGTGGATAACGCCCTGGCCCATACGCCAGTCGGCGGCAACGTGATCTTGCGGGTGCTGGCGCCAGCTGTGCTGGAGGTTGAGGACGATGGGCCGGGGATTCCCGAGGCCGAGCGCGAGCGGGTGTTCGAACGCTTCTATCGGCGCAGTGCGCAGGGAAGCGGGCTCGGGTTGGCGATCGTTGGCGAAATCTGCCGGGCGCATCTGGCTCAAGTGAGCCTGCATGATGGCGAGAAGGGCGGGTTGCGGGTGCGGGTGAGTTTTATCGCTGATTGA
- a CDS encoding HDOD domain-containing protein, translating into MNKLAEMVQAQLLEAIEKDDLVLPTLPEVALSIREAAEDSEISVAALSKVIGRDAALSARLIKVVNSPLLRAAVEVTDLHTAITRLGVNYSCNLAIGLVIEQIFHARAPAVEQKLRDIWANSLDVAGISYEICRRFTQLKPDQATLGGLVHQIGALPVLIYAEEHNELLSDPVCLHYVIEHIQPVLGDKILKAWEFPEQLVKLPSQVQDLDRQTDSIDYIDIVQIARCISQPGRHRPLVALPAYRHLGLPFGTELEVGELIDARSMLR; encoded by the coding sequence ATGAACAAGCTGGCAGAGATGGTTCAAGCACAATTGCTCGAGGCCATCGAAAAGGATGACCTGGTCCTGCCGACCCTGCCGGAGGTTGCCCTGAGCATCCGCGAGGCAGCGGAAGACAGCGAAATCAGCGTAGCAGCCCTGAGCAAGGTGATAGGTCGCGATGCGGCGCTTTCGGCGCGCCTGATCAAGGTCGTCAACAGCCCGCTGCTGCGCGCGGCGGTCGAAGTCACCGATCTGCACACTGCCATCACGCGGCTGGGGGTCAATTACAGCTGCAACCTGGCCATTGGCCTGGTCATCGAGCAGATTTTTCACGCCCGCGCGCCGGCGGTCGAACAGAAGCTACGCGATATCTGGGCCAACAGCCTGGACGTGGCGGGTATCAGCTACGAAATCTGTCGGCGTTTTACTCAGCTAAAGCCCGACCAGGCCACCCTCGGCGGGCTGGTCCACCAGATTGGTGCGCTGCCGGTGCTGATCTACGCCGAAGAGCACAATGAGCTGCTGTCCGACCCGGTGTGCCTGCATTACGTGATCGAGCACATCCAGCCGGTGCTGGGGGACAAGATTCTCAAGGCGTGGGAGTTTCCGGAGCAACTGGTCAAACTGCCGAGCCAAGTGCAAGACCTGGACCGGCAGACCGACAGTATCGACTATATCGACATCGTGCAGATCGCCCGCTGCATCAGCCAGCCCGGGCGCCATCGGCCGTTGGTGGCCCTGCCGGCGTACCGCCACCTCGGCCTGCCGTTCGGCACCGAGCTGGAGGTTGGAGAACTGATCGATGCGCGGAGCATGTTGCGCTGA
- the ygfZ gene encoding CAF17-like 4Fe-4S cluster assembly/insertion protein YgfZ — translation MADSAFFCPLSHEGILAVRGSDAGKFLQGQLTCNINYLSQQHASLGARCMVKGRMQSSFRILPEGNGYLLAMASELLDAQLADLKKYAVFSKATLADESAAWARFGLQGGDTALQALGLDVPAAAGSTARHAGLIAIAVSAGRVELWAPADDAGRVHQALAAALPEGSLNDWLLGQVRAGIGQVMGPTRELFIPQMINLQAVDGVSFKKGCYTGQEIVARMQYLGKLKRRQYRLALDQQAIPAPGEEIFSPTHGSSVGEVVLAASTGTGCELLAVLSAEAVDDDNLHLGSLGGPRLQVLSLPYELDRDREIQR, via the coding sequence ATGGCCGATTCCGCTTTCTTCTGCCCCCTGTCCCACGAGGGCATCCTCGCCGTCCGCGGCTCCGATGCAGGCAAGTTCCTGCAGGGCCAGCTGACCTGCAACATCAACTACCTCAGCCAGCAACATGCCAGCCTCGGCGCCCGCTGCATGGTCAAGGGGCGCATGCAGTCAAGTTTCCGCATCCTGCCCGAGGGCAACGGTTACCTGCTGGCCATGGCCAGCGAGCTGCTCGACGCGCAGTTGGCCGACCTGAAGAAGTACGCGGTGTTCTCCAAGGCCACACTGGCCGATGAGAGCGCCGCATGGGCACGTTTCGGTTTGCAGGGTGGCGATACGGCTTTGCAGGCGCTGGGGCTCGACGTACCCGCAGCAGCCGGCAGCACCGCCCGGCATGCAGGCCTGATCGCGATCGCCGTTTCTGCTGGCCGCGTGGAGTTGTGGGCGCCCGCCGATGACGCTGGCAGGGTACACCAGGCCCTGGCCGCCGCCCTGCCCGAAGGCAGCCTCAACGACTGGCTGCTGGGGCAAGTTCGTGCCGGTATCGGCCAGGTCATGGGACCGACCCGTGAGCTGTTCATTCCACAAATGATCAACCTGCAGGCCGTTGATGGCGTCAGCTTCAAGAAAGGCTGCTACACCGGGCAGGAAATCGTCGCCCGCATGCAATACCTGGGCAAGCTCAAGCGCCGCCAGTACCGCCTGGCCCTGGACCAACAGGCCATTCCAGCTCCGGGTGAGGAGATTTTCTCGCCCACCCATGGCTCGTCGGTCGGTGAAGTGGTCCTGGCTGCCAGCACGGGCACGGGCTGCGAGCTGCTCGCGGTGCTCAGCGCCGAAGCGGTGGACGACGACAACCTGCACCTGGGCAGCCTCGGCGGCCCGCGCCTGCAGGTATTGAGCCTGCCCTATGAACTGGATCGCGACCGGGAAATCCAGCGCTGA
- a CDS encoding succinate dehydrogenase assembly factor 2, producing the protein MVEQTELNRLFWHSRRGMLELDVLLVPFTQEVYPTLNQADRELYVRLLSCEDQDMFGWFMERTESEDPELQRMVRIILDRVQPK; encoded by the coding sequence ATGGTCGAACAAACTGAACTCAACCGGCTTTTCTGGCACAGCCGCCGTGGCATGCTGGAGCTGGACGTCCTGCTGGTACCTTTCACCCAGGAAGTCTATCCCACGCTCAACCAGGCCGACCGCGAACTCTACGTGCGTCTGCTGAGCTGCGAAGATCAGGACATGTTCGGCTGGTTCATGGAGCGCACCGAGTCCGAAGACCCGGAGCTGCAGCGCATGGTCCGCATCATCCTGGACCGTGTCCAGCCCAAGTGA
- a CDS encoding protein YgfX: MSSPSECFECRWQGSCLLLTAYLGCQVLAWLAIWASPLSGWQALAVAAACIAHAGWAIPRRILLTHEHAVTGLRRDARGWYVFSRALGWQPVRLCRDSVALPALVVLRFERAGRWLGQSQCVPGDALGADEHRRLRVRLKFSRRRWAEVSRA, from the coding sequence GTGTCCAGCCCAAGTGAGTGTTTCGAGTGCCGCTGGCAAGGCTCGTGCCTGCTGCTGACGGCCTACCTGGGTTGCCAGGTGCTGGCGTGGCTCGCCATATGGGCGAGCCCGCTGTCCGGGTGGCAGGCCCTTGCCGTTGCCGCCGCCTGTATCGCCCACGCTGGCTGGGCCATTCCCCGACGTATTCTGCTGACCCATGAGCATGCCGTGACTGGCCTGCGCCGTGATGCGCGCGGCTGGTACGTGTTCAGCCGTGCCCTCGGCTGGCAGCCGGTGCGCTTGTGCCGCGACAGCGTGGCGTTGCCGGCGCTGGTAGTGTTGCGTTTCGAGCGGGCGGGGCGTTGGCTGGGGCAGAGCCAGTGTGTGCCGGGGGATGCGCTGGGGGCTGATGAGCACCGGCGCTTGCGGGTGCGGTTGAAGTTCAGCCGGCGCCGCTGGGCTGAAGTGAGCCGGGCATAG
- the nadB gene encoding L-aspartate oxidase, with protein sequence MSQQFQHDVLVIGSGAAGLSLALNLPSHLRVAVLSKGDLANGSTFWAQGGVAAVLDNSDTVQSHVEDTLNAGGGLCHEEAVRFTVEHSREAIEWLIEQGVPFTRDEHYSVDDGGFEFHLTREGGHSHRRIIHAADATGAAIFTTLLAQARLRPNIQLLEQRVAIDLITERRLGLPGERCLGAYVLDRNTGEVDTFGARFTVLATGGAAKVYLYTSNPDGACGDGIAMAWRAGCRVANLEFNQFHPTCLYHPQAKSFLITEALRGEGALLRLPNGERFMPRFDPREELAPRDIVARAIDHEMKRLGVDCVYLDITHKPADFIKSHFPTVYERCLAFGIDITRQPIPVVPAAHYTCGGVMVDDRGHTDVPGLYAIGETSFTGLHGANRMASNSLLECFVYGRAAAADIQACLDEVVMPKALPGWDASQVTDSDEDVIIAHNWDELRRFMWDYVGIVRTSKRLQRAQHRIRLLLDEIDEFYSNYKVSRDLIELRNLAQVAELMILSAMQRKESRGLHYTLDYPGMLAEARDTILSPL encoded by the coding sequence CGGTCTCAGCCTGGCACTGAACCTGCCCAGCCACCTGCGCGTCGCCGTGCTCAGCAAGGGCGACCTGGCCAACGGCTCGACCTTCTGGGCCCAGGGCGGCGTCGCAGCAGTGCTGGACAATAGCGATACCGTACAGTCGCATGTCGAGGACACCCTCAACGCCGGCGGTGGCCTGTGCCATGAAGAGGCGGTGCGCTTTACCGTCGAGCACAGCCGTGAAGCCATCGAGTGGCTGATCGAGCAAGGCGTGCCTTTTACCCGCGATGAGCACTACAGCGTCGACGATGGTGGCTTCGAATTCCACCTGACCCGCGAAGGCGGCCATAGCCACCGGCGCATCATCCATGCTGCCGACGCCACCGGTGCCGCTATCTTCACCACGCTGCTGGCCCAGGCCCGCCTGCGCCCGAACATCCAGTTGCTGGAGCAGCGCGTGGCGATCGACCTGATCACCGAACGGCGCCTTGGCCTGCCTGGCGAGCGCTGCCTGGGTGCCTACGTGCTCGACCGCAACACGGGCGAAGTGGACACCTTCGGCGCACGCTTCACCGTGCTGGCCACCGGCGGCGCAGCCAAGGTCTACTTGTATACCAGCAACCCCGATGGCGCCTGCGGCGACGGCATCGCCATGGCCTGGCGCGCCGGTTGCCGGGTGGCGAACCTGGAATTCAACCAGTTTCACCCAACCTGCCTGTACCACCCGCAAGCCAAGAGTTTCCTTATCACCGAAGCCCTGCGCGGCGAAGGCGCCCTGCTGCGCCTGCCCAATGGCGAGCGCTTCATGCCACGCTTCGATCCGCGCGAAGAGCTGGCCCCGCGTGACATCGTGGCTCGTGCCATCGACCATGAGATGAAGCGCCTGGGTGTGGACTGCGTGTACCTGGACATTACCCACAAGCCGGCCGACTTCATCAAGAGCCACTTCCCCACCGTCTATGAGCGTTGCCTGGCCTTTGGCATCGACATCACCCGCCAGCCGATCCCGGTGGTACCGGCGGCGCACTATACCTGTGGCGGGGTGATGGTGGACGACCGCGGCCACACCGATGTGCCGGGGCTGTATGCCATCGGCGAAACCAGCTTCACCGGCCTGCATGGCGCCAACCGCATGGCCAGCAACTCGCTGCTGGAATGCTTCGTCTATGGCCGCGCTGCCGCAGCCGACATCCAGGCGTGCCTGGACGAAGTGGTCATGCCCAAGGCCCTGCCCGGCTGGGACGCCAGCCAGGTCACCGACTCGGACGAAGACGTGATCATCGCGCACAACTGGGATGAGCTGCGGCGCTTCATGTGGGACTACGTCGGCATCGTGCGCACCAGCAAGCGCCTGCAGAGGGCCCAGCACCGCATTCGCCTGCTGCTGGACGAAATCGATGAGTTCTACAGCAACTACAAGGTCAGCCGCGACCTGATCGAACTGCGCAACCTGGCGCAGGTGGCCGAGCTGATGATCCTCTCGGCCATGCAGCGCAAGGAAAGCCGCGGGCTGCATTACACGCTGGACTACCCGGGGATGCTGGCCGAGGCCAGGGACACCATCCTCAGCCCGCTCTGA